One region of Quercus lobata isolate SW786 chromosome 2, ValleyOak3.0 Primary Assembly, whole genome shotgun sequence genomic DNA includes:
- the LOC115974600 gene encoding uncharacterized protein LOC115974600: protein MERMFIGLPSLPRTGWAIWYKNQVVAIPDEIIAQIRAAPTETPGWFEVELGQAWKRIFPITPESIRMGNLPLEHMAWTLTPNPWWKFLTDVPEISWEVAEDLSRKRRPSVVPHWDESGWIIQERKLVDFRGMAMAHMGNHPTLKMIQIMAPVQECDVLLSCREDILGILKHMLIWKPDWGASKDLLRRMGRSMVEAEKMNTNPPEIEVPLSQFIKMNVLLWNCRGALNPDFKRRIFEMAINHRPSIFVVTETRVGGDRAAKIIEGLPFDGFITTYTIGYAGGLWILWKSEEVEILLLSSTEQEIHATVKITHGKVHTGSGSTHL from the exons ATGGAGAGGATGTTCATAGGGCTGCCTTCACTGCCAAGGACCGGATGGGCCATCTGGTACAAGAACCAAGTGGTGGCAATACCAGACGAGATAATAGCTCAGATAAGAGCGGCACCGACGGAAACTCCGGGATGGTTCGAGGTGGAGCTGGGTCAGGCTTGGAAACGTATATTTCCCATAACACCAGAGAGTATCAGAATGGGGAATCTTCCTCTGGAACACATGGCATGGACTCTCACGCCCAATCCGTGGTGGAAATTTCTCACGGATGTTCCAGAAATCTCATGGGAAGTGGCGGAGGATCTGAGCAGGAAACGGAGGCCATCCGTAGTGCCCCATTGGGACGAATCCGGGTGGATCATTCAAGAGAGGAAGCTGGTGGATTTCAGAGGGATGGCCATGGCTCATATGGGGAACCACCCAACTCTGAAAATGATCCAAATCATGGCTCCGGTACAGGAATGCGATGTGCTTCTGAGTTGCAGAGAGGACATCCTAGGCATACTGAAGCACATGTTAATTTGGAAGCCAGACTGGGGAGCGTCCAAAGACTTGTTGAGGAGAATGGGACGGAGTATGGTGGAAGCGGAGAAAATGAATACTAATCCACCAGAGATCGAAGTGCCCTTAAGTCAATTTATTAAGATGAATGTGTTACTCTGGAATTGCAGAGGAGCTCTGAATCCGGATTTCAAGAGGCGAATTTTTGAAATGGCAATCAACCATAGACCTTCCATTTTTGTGGTGACAGAAACGAGAGTGGGAGGAGACAGAGCAGCTAAAATCATTGAAGGGCTGCCTTTTGATGGGTTTATTACCACATATACAATTGGATATGCTGGGGGTTTGTGGATTCTCTGGAAATCAGAAGAGGTGGAGATTCTTCTTTTATCATCCACAGAACAGGAGATACACGCTACAGTTAAG ATCACTCATGGCAAGGTTCACACAGGTTCGGGTAGCACACATCTTTAG
- the LOC115959762 gene encoding uncharacterized protein LOC115959762: MEVEFSAPAQRSSEEEDEFQRSVKKFKESNGARSFLPPRKPVSYKDSLVGDIPGAYEQAFKFNKEWEEGYESEDDMEPLTEGMAEVKLSKETKARIRAPWLKALIVKVYGRSVGFHYLTFKLNALWKPTAKMDCVTMGKGFFLIRFSSSDDFDVVLRGGPWFLGEYFLAIKPWEPYFIASEAKLSSVAVWVRFPELPIEFYDAAVLREIGSVIGPVLRIDSYTASETRGGYARLCVQIDLDKPLISSIRVGRLVQRVLYEGISSLCFCCGKLGHKQEHCSLKVKEPSKVNEAQTSSKTNEISEVVQSEPNYGPWMVVTRKKGLARMGKASGPTKLNTSSQDRFKGNPDLSQTSSHVEASENLGKSDHSDSVDSGSETTREDAAQIPQSNLEIRKDCVMEDYIENSRAEELSQR; this comes from the exons ATGGAAGTAGAGTTCTCTGCACCAGCACAGCGTTCAAGCGAAGAAGAGGATGAATTCCAACGGagtgttaaaaaatttaaagagagCAACGGCGCAAGGAGTTTCTTGCCACCAAGAAAACCAGTGAGTTACAAAGATAGTCTCGTGGGAGACATTCCTGGAGCATATGAACAGGCATTTAAGTTCAATAAAGAATGGGAGGAAGGTTATGAGTCAGAGGATGATATGGAGCCTTTAACAGAAGGTATGGCTGAGGTGAAGCTttccaaagaaacaaaagctCGCATCAGAGCGCCATGGTTGAAAGCCTTGATAGTGAAAGTGTATGGTAGATCAGTTGGATTCCACTACCTCACTTTCAAGCTCAATGCTTTATGGAAGCCGACGGCGAAGATGGATTGTGTGACCATGGGGAAAGGCTTCTTTCTGATTAGATTCAGTAGCAGTGACGATTTTGATGTAGTACTTCGGGGCGGCCCATGGTTTTTAGGAGAGTATTTTCTTGCAATCAAGCCTTGGGAACCTTATTTCATTGCGTCGGAGGCCAAGCTTTCATCAGTGGCTGTGTGGGTAAGGTTTCCTGAATTACCAATTGAATTCTATGATGCTGCTGTATTGAGAGAAATTGGGAGTGTCATTGGTCCTGTTTTACGGATTGATTCTTACACAGCCTCGGAAACTAGAGGAGGCTACGCAAGGCTTTGTGTGCAGATTGACTTGGACAAGCCACTAATTAGCTCCATTCGAGTGGGCAGATTAGTCCAAAGGGTATTGTATGAAGGTATATCATCCTTGTGTTTCTGCTGCGGCAAGCTTGGGCATAAACAGGAACACTGCAGTCTGAAAGTGAAGGAACCAAGCAAAGTTAATGAGGCTCAGACCTCGTCGAAAACTAACGAAATAAGTGAGGTGGTTCAGTCCGAGCCCAACTATGGGCCTTGGATGGTTGTTACGAGAAAAAAGGGGTTGGCTAGGATGGGAAAGGCTAGTGGGCCAACTAAATTAAATACCTCATCCCAGGACAGATTCAAGGGCAATCCGGACCTTTCACAAACGTCAAGCCATGTGGAAGCAAGTGAAAATCTTGGTAAGTCAGATCATAGTGATTCAGTTGACTCAGGAAGTGAGACAACACGTGAAGATGCAGCCCAAATCCCGCAGAGTAATCTTGAGATAAGAAAGGACTGTGTCATGGAAGATTACATTGAAAACTCAAGAGCTGAAG AGTTATCACAGCGCTGA